A single window of Channa argus isolate prfri chromosome 10, Channa argus male v1.0, whole genome shotgun sequence DNA harbors:
- the ctbp1 gene encoding C-terminal-binding protein 1 isoform X1 codes for MALMDKHKQVKRQRLDRICEGIRPPILNGPMHPRPLVALLDGRDCTVEMPILKDVATVAFCDAQSTQEIHEKVLNEAVAALLYHTITLSKDDLEKFKGLRVIVRIGSGFDNVDVKAAAELGIAVCNVPAASVEETADTSLCLILNLYRRVTWMHQALREGTRASSVEQIREVAGGAARIRGETLGIIGLGRVGQAVALRAKAFGFGVIFYDPYLPDGVERSLGLQRMATLQDLLIHSDCVSLHCSLNEHNHHLINDFTIKQMRQGAFLVNTSRGGLVDEKALAQALKEGRIRGAALDVHETEPFSFSTGPLKDAPNLICTPHTSWYSEQASVEAREEAAREVRRAITGRIPDSLKNCVNKEYLMPSPWPSMEAATVHPELNGAAYRFPPGLISVAAAGGLPGAPPGVESLVSGTLAHGITPVSHPPHAHSPGQPTKAETDRDIPSDQ; via the exons ATGGCTCTgatggacaaacacaaacaggtcaAGCGACAGAGACTTGACCGCATTTGTGAGG GTATCCGACCCCCTATCCTAAATGGGCCAATGCACCCGCGGCCCCTGGTGGCCCTGCTGGATGGTCGTGACTGCACTGTGGAAATGCCCATCCTCAAAGATGTGGCCACAGTAGCCTTCTGTGATGCCCAGTCCACACAAGAGATTCATGAGAAG GTGTTAAATGAGGCAGTGGCAGCCCTGTTGTATCACACCATCACTCTGTCTAAAGATGACTTGGAAAAGTTTAAAGGCCTACGTGTAATTGTCAGGATCGGCTCAGGCTTTGACAATGTTGATGTCAAAGCAGCTGCTGAGCTAG GTATCGCTGTCTGTAATGTGCCAGCAGCCTCAGTAGAAGAAACAGCAGACACTTCACTATGTCTTATCCTCAACCTGTACAGACGAGTCACCTGGATGCATCAGGCCCTCAGGGAGGGTACTCGTGCTTCCAGTGTGGAGCAAATCAGAGAGGTGGCTGGTGGTGCTGCCCGTATCCGGGGCGAGACACTGGGCATTATTGGCCTGG GCCGTGTTGGCCAAGCAGTGGCTTTGCGGGCCAAAGCCTTTGGTTTTGGCGTGATCTTCTATGACCCCTACCTGCCTGATGGTGTGGAGCGTTCTCTAGGCTTGCAGCGTATGGCCACCCTGCAAGACCTACTCATCCACTCAGATTGTGTATCTTTGCACTGCAGCCTCAATGAGCACAACCACCATCTTATTAATGACTTCACCATCAAACAG ATGCGGCAGGGTGCCTTCTTGGTAAACACGTCAAGAGGGGGTCTGGTGGACGAGAAAGCATTGGCTCAGGCTCTGAAAGAGGGCCGGATACGAGGGGCTGCCCTAGACGTTCATGAGACAGAGCCCTTCAG TTTTTCAACTGGCCCTCTGAAGGATGCTCCCAACCTGATATGTACCCCTCACACATCCTGGTACAGTGAGCAGGCCTCTGTGGAGGCACGTGAGGAAGCAGCCAGAGAGGTTCGCCGTGCCATCACTG GGCGTATCCCTGACAGTTTGAAGAACTGTGTGAATAAGGAATATCTGATGCCCTCTCCATGGCCCAGTATGGAGGCAGCCACTGTTCACCCTGAACTTAATGGAGCAGCTTACAG aTTTCCTCCTGGTCTCATCAGTGTTGCAGCAGCCGGGGGTCTACCAGGTGCCCCACCAGGGGTTGAAAGCCTGGTTTCAGGAACCTTGGCGCACGGCATCACCCCTGTCTCCCACCCCCCTCACGCCCACTCCCCTGGGCAGCCTACTAAGGCTGAAACCGACAGAGACATCCCCTCCGACCAATAG
- the ctbp1 gene encoding C-terminal-binding protein 1 isoform X2, giving the protein MQGIRPPILNGPMHPRPLVALLDGRDCTVEMPILKDVATVAFCDAQSTQEIHEKVLNEAVAALLYHTITLSKDDLEKFKGLRVIVRIGSGFDNVDVKAAAELGIAVCNVPAASVEETADTSLCLILNLYRRVTWMHQALREGTRASSVEQIREVAGGAARIRGETLGIIGLGRVGQAVALRAKAFGFGVIFYDPYLPDGVERSLGLQRMATLQDLLIHSDCVSLHCSLNEHNHHLINDFTIKQMRQGAFLVNTSRGGLVDEKALAQALKEGRIRGAALDVHETEPFSFSTGPLKDAPNLICTPHTSWYSEQASVEAREEAAREVRRAITGRIPDSLKNCVNKEYLMPSPWPSMEAATVHPELNGAAYRFPPGLISVAAAGGLPGAPPGVESLVSGTLAHGITPVSHPPHAHSPGQPTKAETDRDIPSDQ; this is encoded by the exons ATGCAAG GTATCCGACCCCCTATCCTAAATGGGCCAATGCACCCGCGGCCCCTGGTGGCCCTGCTGGATGGTCGTGACTGCACTGTGGAAATGCCCATCCTCAAAGATGTGGCCACAGTAGCCTTCTGTGATGCCCAGTCCACACAAGAGATTCATGAGAAG GTGTTAAATGAGGCAGTGGCAGCCCTGTTGTATCACACCATCACTCTGTCTAAAGATGACTTGGAAAAGTTTAAAGGCCTACGTGTAATTGTCAGGATCGGCTCAGGCTTTGACAATGTTGATGTCAAAGCAGCTGCTGAGCTAG GTATCGCTGTCTGTAATGTGCCAGCAGCCTCAGTAGAAGAAACAGCAGACACTTCACTATGTCTTATCCTCAACCTGTACAGACGAGTCACCTGGATGCATCAGGCCCTCAGGGAGGGTACTCGTGCTTCCAGTGTGGAGCAAATCAGAGAGGTGGCTGGTGGTGCTGCCCGTATCCGGGGCGAGACACTGGGCATTATTGGCCTGG GCCGTGTTGGCCAAGCAGTGGCTTTGCGGGCCAAAGCCTTTGGTTTTGGCGTGATCTTCTATGACCCCTACCTGCCTGATGGTGTGGAGCGTTCTCTAGGCTTGCAGCGTATGGCCACCCTGCAAGACCTACTCATCCACTCAGATTGTGTATCTTTGCACTGCAGCCTCAATGAGCACAACCACCATCTTATTAATGACTTCACCATCAAACAG ATGCGGCAGGGTGCCTTCTTGGTAAACACGTCAAGAGGGGGTCTGGTGGACGAGAAAGCATTGGCTCAGGCTCTGAAAGAGGGCCGGATACGAGGGGCTGCCCTAGACGTTCATGAGACAGAGCCCTTCAG TTTTTCAACTGGCCCTCTGAAGGATGCTCCCAACCTGATATGTACCCCTCACACATCCTGGTACAGTGAGCAGGCCTCTGTGGAGGCACGTGAGGAAGCAGCCAGAGAGGTTCGCCGTGCCATCACTG GGCGTATCCCTGACAGTTTGAAGAACTGTGTGAATAAGGAATATCTGATGCCCTCTCCATGGCCCAGTATGGAGGCAGCCACTGTTCACCCTGAACTTAATGGAGCAGCTTACAG aTTTCCTCCTGGTCTCATCAGTGTTGCAGCAGCCGGGGGTCTACCAGGTGCCCCACCAGGGGTTGAAAGCCTGGTTTCAGGAACCTTGGCGCACGGCATCACCCCTGTCTCCCACCCCCCTCACGCCCACTCCCCTGGGCAGCCTACTAAGGCTGAAACCGACAGAGACATCCCCTCCGACCAATAG
- the LOC137133800 gene encoding protein FAM53C-like, giving the protein MVTLITEQLRKQSLEEPYHKAFSFNVNVSLPAVGSSPTVSWSACRSRQDTSSATQQLSKPNLPNDSCEHDSLWSLLHSGESLQRPDISFTDKTFQSSSPPPPPKRHCRSLSVPEDLSQCRSTWHPSASKVWIPVKRGCQSGGASSSGSGASSLPLCGPSSSFTSSSLHSSSSPTFFSLALSSDSPLPWSFPWDPCGRIKGACSASLATPSSCSSSPAPLVSHSVLQRRFSLSPVHIQDASVVLLPPQPCPASALAYGYSGMENPALSPSPTSACSTPSSSRRDLHPALPRCHSQPCDMRRPRLKRRHDPDVFPCPRPGLDFTKMTQIGNRESLVCGKDSRIVPVSSQTEQHSVFSPAEFLGRASIGPLSESEEEEEDKRKRTLTDGGQKVVFERDCTDLDLNLIEEN; this is encoded by the exons ATGGTGACACTTATCACAGAGCAGCTTCGTAAACAGAGTCTGGAAGAGCCTTATCACAAGGCGTTCTCATTCAATGTGAATGTG TCATTACCTGcagtgggttcaagtcccactGTTTCATGGAGTGCTTGTAGATCGAGACAAG ATACTAGCTCAGCAACACAACAATTATCCAAACCCAACCTTCCGAATGACTCATGTGAACATGATTCCCTATGGTCTCTCTTGCACTCTGGAGAATCCCTTCAGAGACCAGATATTTCCTTTACAGACAAAACTTTTCAAAGTTCATCTCCACCGCCACCTCCAAAGCGCCACTGCCGGTCCCTTTCAGTTCCAGAGGACCTGTCTCAGTGCCGTTCCACCTGGCATCCTAGTGCCTCCAAGGTTTGGATCCCAGTTAAACGTGGCTGCCAAAGTGGAGGAGCATCTAGTTCAGGTTCTGGAGCAAGCTCTTTGCCTCTTTGTGGACCTAGTTCGTCCTTCACCTCTTCATCGCTACATTCATCTTCTAGTCCCACCTTTTTTAGTTTGGCACTGTCTTCTGATTCTCCACTACCATGGAGCTTTCCATGGGACCCCTGTGGCAGAATAAAAGGAGCTTGCTCTGCCTCCCTTGCTACTccttcctcctgctcctcttcaCCTGCCCCCCTGGTTTCTCATTCAGTGCTACAGCGTCGCTTCTCCCTCTCCCCTGTGCATATTCAGGATGCCTCTGTTGTGCTCCTGCCCCCCCAGCCCTGCCCTGCTTCTGCTCTGGCATATGGCTATTCTGGCATGGAGAACCCAGCCCTGTCTCCATCGCCTACTTCAGCCTGCAGTACACCATCTTCCTCTAGGCGCGACTTGCACCCAGCACTACCCCGATGCCACTCACAGCCCTGTGACATGCGCAGACCTCGTTTGAAGAGACGTCATGACCCAGATGTCTTTCCCTGCCCTAGGCCAGGCCTGGACTTCACAAAGATGACACAG ATTGGAAATCGTGAGAGCCTGGTGTGTGGTAAAGACAGCCGCATAGTTCCAGTGTCTTCCCAGACTGAGCAGCACTCGGTATTCTCCCCTGCAGAGTTTCTGGGACGAGCTAGCATTGGGCCACTAAGTGaaagtgaagaggaggaggaagacaaaagaaaaaggacttTAACAGATGGAGGACAAAAGGTTGTTTTTGAAAGAGACTGCACTGACCTGGACTTGAATCTTATAGAAGAAAACTGA
- the phykpl gene encoding 5-phosphohydroxy-L-lysine phospho-lyase isoform X2: protein MALQKLKKEKTLEMRKRLIGESCRLFYADNPIKITRARGQFLYDENGKQYLDCISNVQHVGHCHPSITKAAAAQMELLNTNSRFLHDNIVMYADRLAATLPEKLCVFYFVNSGSEANDLALRLAQQYTQHEDVIVLDHAYHGHLMSLIDISPYKFRKLAGQKEWVHVAPLPDIYRGKYRENHPNPGEAYADEVKSLIGEVLGKGRKISAFFAESLPSVGGQIILPQGYSSRVAKYVHSAGGVFVADEVQTGFGRVGSHFWAFQLQGDDFCPDIVTMGKPMGNGHPLACVATTVEIAGAFTSNGVEYFNTFGGNPVSCAIGLAVLDVIEAEDLRGNALRVGAHLINLLKKLQMQHQVIGDVRGVGLFVGLELVTDREQRTPATQTAALVVKRLKEEDRICASTDGPWDNVVKFKPPLCFSIEDVDLVVQCIDRILTEAEYLIKLSCS, encoded by the exons ATGGCACTGCAAAAactcaagaaagaaaaaactctcGAAATGAGGAAACGATTAATTGG GGAGTCATGTAGACTCTTTTATGCAGACAACCCTATAAAAATAACCAGAGCAAGAGGACAGTTTCTATATGATGAAAATGGCAAGCAATATTTGGATTGCATCAGCAACGTTCAACATG TGGGACATTGTCACCCAAGTATTACAAaggctgcagcagcacaaaTGGAGCTCTTGAATACAAATTCCAGATTTCTGCATGACAACATCGTTATGTATGCTGACCGCCTGGCTGCCACCCTACCTGAGAAACTGTGCGTCTTTTACTTTGTTAACTCTGG TTCAGAGGCCAATGATCTTGCTCTGCGCTTGGCACAGCAGTACACTCAACATGAGGACGTCATTGTGCTTGACCA TGCATACCATGGGCATCTAATGTCCCTTATCGACATAAGTCCTTACAAGTTCCGGAAGCTGGCAGGACAGAAGGAATGGGTTCATGTG GCACCCTTACCAGACATCTACAGAGGCAAATACAGGGAAAACCACCCCAACCCTGGTGAAGCATATGCAGATGAAGTAAAAAGCCTTATAGGGGAGGTGCTTGGGAAGGGTCGTAAg ATCTCTGCCTTCTTTGCTGAATCGTTGCCAAGTGTTGGAGGGCAAATTATCTTGCCCCAAGGATACTCATCTAGGGTTGCAAA ATATGTGCATTCAGCTGGTGGAGTGTTTGTTGCAGATGAGGTGCAGACAGGTTTTGGACGTGTTGGAAGCCACTTCTGGGCATTTCAGCTGCAGGGAGACGATTTTTGTCCTGACATAGTAACCATGGGCAAACCGATGGGCAATGGGCATCCACTTGCATGTGTGGCAACCACTGTAGAGATAGCTGGAGCCTTCACATCCAATGGAGTGGAGTACTTCAATACG TTTGGAGGAAATCCAGTGTCGTGTGCAATTGGTCTTGCAGTCCTTGACGTGATAGAGGCAGAGGACCTAAGAGGAAATGCCCTGAGGGTGGGAGCACACCTTATAAACTTGCTCAAAAAGCTACAAATGCAACATCAAGTCATTGGTGATGTCAG aggTGTAGGACTGTTCGTGGGACTGGAGCTGGTtacagacagagagcagaggactcctgccacacaaacagcagcattgGTGGTGAAGAG GTTGAAGGAGGAGGATCGAATCTGTGCCAGTACAGATGGCCCCTGGGATAATGTTGTGAAGTTTAAACCTCCTCTGTGCTTCAGTATAGAGGATGTAGACTTGGTGGTGCAATGCATTGACCGCATTCTCACAG AGGCAGAGTACCTGATTAAGTTGTCTTGTTCATAG
- the phykpl gene encoding 5-phosphohydroxy-L-lysine phospho-lyase isoform X1: protein MALQKLKKEKTLEMRKRLIGESCRLFYADNPIKITRARGQFLYDENGKQYLDCISNVQHVGHCHPSITKAAAAQMELLNTNSRFLHDNIVMYADRLAATLPEKLCVFYFVNSGSEANDLALRLAQQYTQHEDVIVLDHAYHGHLMSLIDISPYKFRKLAGQKEWVHVAPLPDIYRGKYRENHPNPGEAYADEVKSLIGEVLGKGRKISAFFAESLPSVGGQIILPQGYSSRVAKYVHSAGGVFVADEVQTGFGRVGSHFWAFQLQGDDFCPDIVTMGKPMGNGHPLACVATTVEIAGAFTSNGVEYFNTFGGNPVSCAIGLAVLDVIEAEDLRGNALRVGAHLINLLKKLQMQHQVIGDVRGVGLFVGLELVTDREQRTPATQTAALVVKRLKEEDRICASTDGPWDNVVKFKPPLCFSIEDVDLVVQCIDRILTDMEANDLKLDKEDI from the exons ATGGCACTGCAAAAactcaagaaagaaaaaactctcGAAATGAGGAAACGATTAATTGG GGAGTCATGTAGACTCTTTTATGCAGACAACCCTATAAAAATAACCAGAGCAAGAGGACAGTTTCTATATGATGAAAATGGCAAGCAATATTTGGATTGCATCAGCAACGTTCAACATG TGGGACATTGTCACCCAAGTATTACAAaggctgcagcagcacaaaTGGAGCTCTTGAATACAAATTCCAGATTTCTGCATGACAACATCGTTATGTATGCTGACCGCCTGGCTGCCACCCTACCTGAGAAACTGTGCGTCTTTTACTTTGTTAACTCTGG TTCAGAGGCCAATGATCTTGCTCTGCGCTTGGCACAGCAGTACACTCAACATGAGGACGTCATTGTGCTTGACCA TGCATACCATGGGCATCTAATGTCCCTTATCGACATAAGTCCTTACAAGTTCCGGAAGCTGGCAGGACAGAAGGAATGGGTTCATGTG GCACCCTTACCAGACATCTACAGAGGCAAATACAGGGAAAACCACCCCAACCCTGGTGAAGCATATGCAGATGAAGTAAAAAGCCTTATAGGGGAGGTGCTTGGGAAGGGTCGTAAg ATCTCTGCCTTCTTTGCTGAATCGTTGCCAAGTGTTGGAGGGCAAATTATCTTGCCCCAAGGATACTCATCTAGGGTTGCAAA ATATGTGCATTCAGCTGGTGGAGTGTTTGTTGCAGATGAGGTGCAGACAGGTTTTGGACGTGTTGGAAGCCACTTCTGGGCATTTCAGCTGCAGGGAGACGATTTTTGTCCTGACATAGTAACCATGGGCAAACCGATGGGCAATGGGCATCCACTTGCATGTGTGGCAACCACTGTAGAGATAGCTGGAGCCTTCACATCCAATGGAGTGGAGTACTTCAATACG TTTGGAGGAAATCCAGTGTCGTGTGCAATTGGTCTTGCAGTCCTTGACGTGATAGAGGCAGAGGACCTAAGAGGAAATGCCCTGAGGGTGGGAGCACACCTTATAAACTTGCTCAAAAAGCTACAAATGCAACATCAAGTCATTGGTGATGTCAG aggTGTAGGACTGTTCGTGGGACTGGAGCTGGTtacagacagagagcagaggactcctgccacacaaacagcagcattgGTGGTGAAGAG GTTGAAGGAGGAGGATCGAATCTGTGCCAGTACAGATGGCCCCTGGGATAATGTTGTGAAGTTTAAACCTCCTCTGTGCTTCAGTATAGAGGATGTAGACTTGGTGGTGCAATGCATTGACCGCATTCTCACAG ATATGGAAGCCAATGACCTTAAACTGGACAAGGAAGACATCTAA
- the LOC137133802 gene encoding heterogeneous nuclear ribonucleoprotein A/B-like isoform X2 produces the protein MSETEQQYMETSENGHEIDDDFNGADHTEEGNDGSAANDCGEGAGPDADGNSQNGGTEGGQIDASKGEEDAGKMFVGGLSWDTSKKDLKDYFSKFGEVTDCTIKMDQQTGRSRGFGFILFKDAASVDKVLEQKEHRLDGRQIDPKKAMAMKKDPVKKIFVGGLNPDTSKEVIQEYFGTFGEIETIELPQDPKTEKRRGFVFITYKEEAPVKKVMEKKYHNVGGSKCEIKIAQPKEVYQQQQYGARGYGGRGRGRGGQGQNWNQGYNNYWNPGYNQNYGYGQQGYGYGGYGNYDYSAGYYGYGGGYDYSLK, from the exons ATGTCCGAGACAGAGCAGCAATATATGGAAACTTCAGAAAACGGCCACGAAATCGACGATGATTTTAACGGAGCCGACCACACCGAGGAGGGGAACGATGGCAGCGCCGCGAATGACTGCGGAGAGGGCGCAGGGCCCGACGCGGACGGAAATTCACAAAACGGTGGCACGGAGGGCGGACAGATCGACGCCAGCAAGGGCGAGGAGGATGCAGG aaaaatgtttgttggtGGCCTCAGCTGGGACACAAGCAAGAAGGATCTTAAAGATTACTTCTCCAAATTTGGTGAGGTGACAGACTGCACCATTAAGATGGACCAGCAGACCGGCCGGTCTAGAGGCTTCGGTTTCATTCTCTTTAAAGATGCAGCAAGTGTAGACAAG gttcTTGAACAGAAGGAGCACAGGCTGGATGGTCGACAGATTGATCCTAAGAAGGCCATGGCCATGAAAAAGGATCCAGTCAAGAAAATCTTTGTTGGAGGCCTTAACCCTGACACTTCTAAGGAAGTGATTCAGGAGTACTTTGGGACCTTTGGAGAG ATTGAAACCATAGAGCTTCCTCAAGATCCAAAGACAGAAAAGCGAAGGGGATTTGTGTTCATCACATATAAAGAAGAGGCTCCTGTCAAGAAAGTTATGGAGAAGAAATACCATAATGTTGGTGGAAGCAAG tgtgaaattaaaatagCCCAGCCAAAAGAGGTCTACCAGCAGCAGCAATACGGTGCTCGTGGATATGGAGGACGTGGCAGGGGACGTGGAG GCCAGGGCCAGAACTGGAATCAAGGCTACAACAACTACTGGAACCCGGGATACAACCAGAACTATGGCTACGGACAGCAAGGCTATGGATATGGCGGCTATGGCAACTATGACTACTCTGCTGGTTATTACGGCTATGGGGGTGGATACGATTACA GTCTAAAGTAA
- the LOC137133802 gene encoding heterogeneous nuclear ribonucleoprotein A/B-like isoform X1, whose translation MSETEQQYMETSENGHEIDDDFNGADHTEEGNDGSAANDCGEGAGPDADGNSQNGGTEGGQIDASKGEEDAGKMFVGGLSWDTSKKDLKDYFSKFGEVTDCTIKMDQQTGRSRGFGFILFKDAASVDKVLEQKEHRLDGRQIDPKKAMAMKKDPVKKIFVGGLNPDTSKEVIQEYFGTFGEIETIELPQDPKTEKRRGFVFITYKEEAPVKKVMEKKYHNVGGSKCEIKIAQPKEVYQQQQYGARGYGGRGRGRGGQGQNWNQGYNNYWNPGYNQNYGYGQQGYGYGGYGNYDYSAGYYGYGGGYDYNQGNTSYGKTPRRGGHQSSYKPY comes from the exons ATGTCCGAGACAGAGCAGCAATATATGGAAACTTCAGAAAACGGCCACGAAATCGACGATGATTTTAACGGAGCCGACCACACCGAGGAGGGGAACGATGGCAGCGCCGCGAATGACTGCGGAGAGGGCGCAGGGCCCGACGCGGACGGAAATTCACAAAACGGTGGCACGGAGGGCGGACAGATCGACGCCAGCAAGGGCGAGGAGGATGCAGG aaaaatgtttgttggtGGCCTCAGCTGGGACACAAGCAAGAAGGATCTTAAAGATTACTTCTCCAAATTTGGTGAGGTGACAGACTGCACCATTAAGATGGACCAGCAGACCGGCCGGTCTAGAGGCTTCGGTTTCATTCTCTTTAAAGATGCAGCAAGTGTAGACAAG gttcTTGAACAGAAGGAGCACAGGCTGGATGGTCGACAGATTGATCCTAAGAAGGCCATGGCCATGAAAAAGGATCCAGTCAAGAAAATCTTTGTTGGAGGCCTTAACCCTGACACTTCTAAGGAAGTGATTCAGGAGTACTTTGGGACCTTTGGAGAG ATTGAAACCATAGAGCTTCCTCAAGATCCAAAGACAGAAAAGCGAAGGGGATTTGTGTTCATCACATATAAAGAAGAGGCTCCTGTCAAGAAAGTTATGGAGAAGAAATACCATAATGTTGGTGGAAGCAAG tgtgaaattaaaatagCCCAGCCAAAAGAGGTCTACCAGCAGCAGCAATACGGTGCTCGTGGATATGGAGGACGTGGCAGGGGACGTGGAG GCCAGGGCCAGAACTGGAATCAAGGCTACAACAACTACTGGAACCCGGGATACAACCAGAACTATGGCTACGGACAGCAAGGCTATGGATATGGCGGCTATGGCAACTATGACTACTCTGCTGGTTATTACGGCTATGGGGGTGGATACGATTACA ACCAGGGCAATACAAGCTATGGGAAAACTCCAAGACGTGGGGGCCACCAGAGTAGCTACAAGCCATACTGA
- the nme5 gene encoding nucleoside diphosphate kinase homolog 5, with amino-acid sequence MELKSHPRIYVERTLALIKPDAIHKAEEIEEFILKSGFIILQKRKLQLSPEQCSDFYADRYGTLFFPSLTAFMSSGPIVAMTLARDNAIAHLKSIIGPANSTKAAETHPECLRAKYGTSELKNAVHGSDSFHAAEREIKFMFPNSVIEPFPSKEGTKEYLSRFVNPTLLSGLTELCKHKPPNPCIWLADWLVRNDPNKPQICEGEVVEEAE; translated from the exons ATGGAGCTAAAGTCACATCCTCGTATTTACGTAGAAAGAACTCTGGCTCTTATTAAGCCAGATGCCATCCACAAAGCGGAAGAGATTGAGGAGTTTATTCTTAAATCGGGCTTTATTATCCTGCAG AAGCGAAAGTTGCAGCTAAGTCCAGAGCAATGCAGTGACTTCTACGCAGACCGATATGGAACACTCTTCTTTCCCAGCTTGACAGCCTTTATGAGCTCTGGCCCCATAGTTGCGATGACTCTGGCCCGGGACAACGCTATTGCCCACTTGAAGTCCATTATAGGGCCTGCCAACAGCACCAAGGCTGCAGAAACTCATCCAGAATG CCTTAGAGCAAAATACGGCACTTCAGAGTTGAAAAATGCTGTCCATGGCAGTGACTCTTTTCATGCAGCTGAAAGGGAGATCAAGTTCATGTTCCCTAACT CTGTAATTGAGCCTTTTCCCTCAAAAGAAGGAACCAAGGAATACCTGAGTAGGTTTGTCAACCCAACTCTGTTATCTGGACTCACTGAGCTCTGTAAGCACAAGCCACCCAACCCATGT ATTTGGCTTGCTGACTGGCTGGTTAGAAACGATCCAAACAAGCCTCAAATATGTGAAGGAGAGGTTGTGGAAGAAGCAGAATAA
- the rack1 gene encoding small ribosomal subunit protein RACK1: protein MTEQMTVRGTLKGHSGWVTQIATTPQYPDMILSASRDKSIIMWKLTRDETNYGIPQRSLKGHSHFVSDVVISSDGQFALSGAWDGTLRLWDLTTGLTTRQFVGHTKDVLSVAFSADNRQIVSGSRDKTIKLWNTLGVCKYTIQDEGHSEWVSCVRFSPNSSNPIIVSCGWDKMVKVWNLANCKLKTNHIGHTGYLNTVTVSPDGSLCASGGKDGQAMLWDLNEGKHLYTLDSGDIINALCFSPNRYWLCAATGPSIKIWDLEGKIIVDELRQEVISTNSKAEPPQCTSLAWSADGQTLFAGYTDNLIRVWQVTIGTR from the exons ATGACCGAGCAGATGACAGTGAGGGGGACCCTGAAGGGGCACAGTGGATGGGTCACCCAGATCGCCACTACACCCCAGTATCCCGACATGATTCTGTCGGCGTCCCGAG ACAAGTCCATAATCATGTGGAAGCTGACCCGTGATGAGACCAACTATGGCATCCCCCAGCGCTCCTTGAAGGGCCACTCTCACTTTGTAAGTGATGTTGTCATCTCCTCTGATGGACAGTTTGCCCTGTCTGGTGCCTGGGACGGGACCCTCCGCCTGTGGGATCTCACCAC TGGCCTCACCACCCGACAATTTGTTGGACACACAAAGGATGTTCTAAGCGTGGCCTTCTCTGCTGATAACCGTCAGATTGTGTCTGGCTCCCGGGACAAGACCATAAAACTATGGAACACTCTTGGAGTCTGCAAGTACACCATCCAG GATGAAGGCCATTCTGAGTGGGTGTCTTGTGTCCGCTTCTCCCCCAACAGCAGCAACCCCATCATTGTCTCCTGTGGCTGGGACAAGATGGTCAAG GTGTGGAACCTGGCTAACTGCAAGCTGAAGACCAACCACATTGGCCACACTGGCTACCTGAACACGGTGACAGTCTCTCCTGATGGCTCCCTCTGTGCATCTGGTGGAAAG GATGGCCAGGCCATGCTGTGGGACCTGAACGAGGGCAAGCACCTGTACACCCTGGATAGTGGTGACATCATTAATGCCCTATGCTTCAGCCCCAACCGTTACTGGCTGTGTGCTGCTACTGGTCCCAGTATCAAGATCTGG GATCTGGAGGGCAAGATCATTGTGGATGAGCTGAGACAGGAAGTAATAAGTACAAACAGCAAGGCTGAGCCCCCACAATGTACTTCCTTGGCATGGTCTGCTGATGGACAG acccTGTTTGCTGGCTACACTGACAACTTGATCAGAGTGTGGCAAGTCACTATTGGAACACGATAA